A single genomic interval of Daucus carota subsp. sativus chromosome 1, DH1 v3.0, whole genome shotgun sequence harbors:
- the LOC108198771 gene encoding glutathione S-transferase U20, which translates to MPTEGVKLLDMWASPFGMRVRIALLAKGVAYESQEEDLFGGKSDLLLSSNPIYQKVPVLLHDGKPMVESSNIVSYIDEVWPNPPLMPACAYGRARARFWTHYIDEKLFSGGRDIWLSSGEADQLEVAKKEFIEILKVLEGALSGEDYFGGDSFGYVDIMTIAIASWFPAVEKYGKFKVEDHCPKISAWIKRCMEVDSVAKVIPEAEKICGCVAYIRKLNGFAEE; encoded by the exons ATGCCTACTGAGGGAGTCAAGCTGCTGGATATGTGGGCGAGCCCATTCGGAATGAGGGTAAGAATTGCTTTACTTGCGAAAGGTGTTGCTTATGAATCACAAGAGGAAGACTTGTTTGGAGGAAAGAGTGATTTGTTACTGAGCTCAAATCCGATCTATCAGAAGGTCCCCGTGCTTTTACACGATGGAAAGCCCATGGTTGAATCTTCCAACATTGTTTCCTACATCGATGAGGTCTGGCCTAATCCACCGCTGATGCCTGCTTGTGCTTATGGCCGAGCTCGTGCAAGGTTCTGGACTCACTACATTGACGAGAAG TTGTTCAGTGGAGGAAGGGATATTTGGCTAAGCAGCGGAGAAGCAGATCAGTTGGAGGTTGCCAAAAAGGAGTTCATAGAGATACTTAAAGTACTCGAGGGCGCTTTAAGTGGTGAGGATTACTTTGGAGGCGACTCTTTTGGTTATGTTGACATCATGACTATCGCGATAGCCTCTTGGTTCCCTGCCGTTGAGAAATATGGAAAGTTCAAGGTTGAGGATCACTGTCCCAAGATATCTGCCTGGATCAAAAGATGCATGGAGGTTGATTCTGTTGCTAAAGTTATTCCTGAAGCCGAGAAGATCTGTGGATGTGTCGCGTATATCAGGAAGCTGAATGGCTTTGCAGAAGAGTAA